The following proteins come from a genomic window of Nocardiopsis sp. YSL2:
- a CDS encoding carbohydrate ABC transporter permease — protein MTATTLPAARRRRIRPARAPLHTFLVITALAWFFPVLWAVINSLRDYDYTTVHGYLSLGGFTLDNYVDAWTQGEMPVYFANSLLITVPAVILTLFLSSCAAFVLSNYSRRFNLVMLAVFLAANLLPPQALLVPLFRLYTSVRLPFWISESGSLYDSHMGVVLIHVAFQIGFCTFVLSNFMKAMPASLLEAARVDGASVFQQYWKVVLPLCRPSLAALATLLVTWIYNDFFWALALLSSGDKMPITTALQNLQGAFFVDYNLLSAGSVIVALPTLIVFFLLQRHFVAGLTLGASKG, from the coding sequence GTGACCGCCACGACCCTGCCCGCGGCTCGCCGCCGCCGGATCCGCCCCGCGCGGGCCCCCCTGCACACGTTCCTCGTGATCACCGCGCTGGCGTGGTTCTTCCCCGTGCTGTGGGCGGTGATCAACTCCCTCCGCGACTACGACTACACGACCGTGCACGGCTACCTGTCCCTGGGCGGCTTCACCCTGGACAACTACGTCGACGCCTGGACCCAGGGCGAGATGCCCGTCTACTTCGCGAACTCGCTGCTCATCACGGTTCCCGCGGTGATCCTGACACTGTTCCTGTCCTCGTGCGCGGCGTTCGTGCTCAGCAACTACTCGCGCCGGTTCAACCTGGTGATGCTCGCGGTGTTCCTGGCCGCGAACCTGCTGCCGCCCCAGGCCCTGCTGGTCCCGCTGTTCCGCCTCTACACCTCCGTCCGGCTGCCGTTCTGGATCAGCGAGTCCGGCTCGCTCTACGACAGCCACATGGGAGTCGTCCTGATCCACGTGGCCTTCCAGATCGGGTTCTGCACGTTCGTGCTCAGCAACTTCATGAAGGCCATGCCCGCCTCCCTCCTGGAGGCGGCCAGGGTGGACGGGGCGAGCGTGTTCCAGCAGTACTGGAAGGTCGTGCTGCCCCTGTGCCGCCCCAGCCTGGCGGCCCTGGCCACCCTGCTGGTGACCTGGATCTACAACGACTTCTTCTGGGCGCTGGCGCTGCTGTCCAGCGGCGACAAGATGCCCATCACCACCGCGCTGCAGAACCTCCAGGGCGCCTTCTTCGTCGACTACAACCTCCTGTCGGCCGGGTCGGTCATCGTCGCCCTGCCGACGCTGATCGTGTTCTTCCTGCTCCAGCGCCACTTCGTGGCGGGACTGACCCTGGGAGCGAGCAAGGGGTGA
- a CDS encoding carbohydrate ABC transporter permease — MATPGTTEAPPSAPPTRDRERPPRRGGTSLRHGRRDRISLALMLGVPAFLVVGLVWLPAAATVLLSFTRWDGIGGPETIEWVGTQNYTDAFTLYPPFGPALRNNVVWLVFLFAVPTVLGMFFAVLLDRELRGGPVYQSVFYLPVVLSLALTGFIWQLIYSSDQGLLNAFLALVSDAPAVDWFGDPDINLYAVLVAAGWKHTGYIMLLYLAGLKAVDPSLREAAAIDGAGSVRTFTSVVFPALVPINVVVVVVTVIDALRAFDLVWIINRGRNGLELISALVTSNVIGEASRVGFGSALAVIMLAFSLVFIAIYVSTVLRGAQR; from the coding sequence ATGGCCACCCCCGGCACCACCGAAGCACCCCCGTCGGCTCCGCCGACCCGCGACCGGGAACGACCGCCCCGGCGCGGCGGCACCTCGCTGCGCCACGGACGCCGCGACCGGATCTCCCTCGCCCTGATGCTGGGCGTCCCCGCGTTCCTGGTGGTCGGCCTGGTCTGGCTGCCCGCGGCCGCCACGGTCCTGCTGTCGTTCACCCGCTGGGACGGTATCGGCGGCCCGGAGACCATCGAGTGGGTCGGCACGCAGAACTACACCGACGCGTTCACCCTCTACCCCCCGTTCGGACCGGCGCTGCGCAACAACGTCGTGTGGCTGGTGTTCCTGTTCGCGGTCCCCACCGTGCTGGGCATGTTCTTCGCGGTCCTGCTCGACCGGGAACTGCGCGGCGGCCCCGTCTACCAGAGCGTCTTCTACCTGCCCGTGGTGCTGTCGCTGGCCCTGACCGGGTTCATCTGGCAGCTCATCTACTCCAGCGACCAGGGCCTGCTCAACGCCTTCCTCGCCCTGGTCTCCGACGCCCCGGCCGTGGACTGGTTCGGCGACCCCGACATCAACCTGTACGCGGTGCTGGTCGCGGCGGGGTGGAAGCACACCGGCTACATCATGCTGCTCTACCTGGCGGGCCTGAAGGCCGTCGACCCCTCGCTGCGCGAGGCGGCCGCCATCGACGGCGCCGGCTCGGTGCGCACGTTCACCAGCGTGGTCTTCCCCGCCCTGGTGCCGATCAACGTGGTCGTGGTCGTGGTGACCGTCATCGACGCACTGAGGGCCTTCGACCTGGTGTGGATCATCAACCGGGGGCGCAACGGCCTGGAACTGATCTCCGCGCTGGTGACCTCCAACGTCATCGGCGAGGCCAGCCGGGTGGGCTTCGGCTCCGCCCTGGCCGTGATCATGCTCGCGTTCTCGCTCGTCTTCATCGCCATCTACGTGTCCACCGTGCTGAGAGGGGCCCAACGGTGA